One Campylobacter lari DNA segment encodes these proteins:
- a CDS encoding SH3 domain-containing protein: MLKTFKVFCIFLLAFNLYAQENSVFEDYNTLEKNYNQLDDQAKQIYQTIAPSDESNYESKINDENFIPQGSLVLNAKEYTDEAFIDEAFAIDLEVITTTNVSFDLNVSFEKNDDMLWINPNPIWEQKANSYHTKLWFEAKSLNANLNKIIVSLSRNDHIFQSSSLIIKPIRLKKIDAPSNKYSHIVASNLEVKQIKASSFDNDNIILFIELAGENTNLASFNIKDIQKQGIEAIKGDFEKQSGFYYAILDKSKTRFDFSYFNLNSKELKDFSLKIELKEDSISTQSDLNPKTNDFNFYKQVFLWSLCGIFALWFVFKKSYVALGLAILALIASFLAQNNIYKAILKAESKVQILPTLNSTHFYSGKYKQEVEVLDSRDEYKKILFNNGKIGWVKSEDLSKI, translated from the coding sequence TTGCTAAAAACCTTCAAAGTTTTTTGTATTTTTTTACTAGCGTTTAATTTATATGCTCAAGAAAATAGCGTTTTTGAAGATTACAATACCTTAGAAAAAAATTACAATCAATTGGACGATCAAGCTAAGCAAATATATCAAACTATCGCTCCAAGCGATGAGAGTAATTACGAAAGTAAAATCAATGATGAAAATTTTATTCCTCAAGGCTCTTTGGTATTAAATGCAAAAGAATACACTGATGAAGCTTTCATAGATGAAGCTTTTGCTATAGATCTTGAGGTTATTACCACAACTAATGTAAGTTTTGATTTAAATGTGAGCTTTGAAAAAAATGATGATATGCTTTGGATTAATCCTAATCCCATTTGGGAGCAAAAGGCTAATTCATATCATACAAAATTATGGTTTGAAGCTAAAAGTTTAAATGCTAATTTAAATAAAATCATCGTTTCTTTAAGCAGAAATGATCATATTTTTCAAAGCTCATCATTAATTATAAAACCTATTAGACTTAAAAAAATTGATGCTCCTTCTAATAAATACTCACACATAGTTGCAAGTAATTTAGAAGTAAAACAAATAAAAGCAAGTAGTTTTGATAATGATAATATAATTTTATTCATAGAACTTGCAGGAGAAAATACAAATCTAGCAAGTTTTAATATAAAAGATATTCAAAAACAAGGTATAGAAGCTATTAAAGGTGATTTTGAAAAGCAAAGTGGGTTTTATTATGCTATTTTAGATAAAAGCAAAACGCGTTTTGATTTTTCTTATTTTAATTTAAATTCTAAAGAACTAAAAGATTTTTCCTTAAAAATAGAACTTAAAGAAGATAGTATAAGCACACAAAGTGATTTAAATCCAAAAACCAATGACTTTAATTTTTACAAACAAGTGTTTTTATGGAGCTTGTGTGGTATTTTTGCTTTATGGTTTGTATTTAAGAAAAGCTATGTAGCTTTAGGTTTAGCGATTTTAGCTCTAATAGCAAGTTTTTTAGCCCAAAATAACATATATAAAGCTATATTAAAAGCTGAAAGTAAAGTGCAAATTTTACCAACTCTAAATTCAACTCATTTTTATTCTGGAAAATATAAACAAGAAGTAGAAGTGCTAGATTCAAGAGATGAATATAAAAAAATTTTATTTAATAATGGAAAAATAGGCTGGGTAAAAAGTGAAGATTTATCAAAGATTTAA
- the purQ gene encoding phosphoribosylformylglycinamidine synthase subunit PurQ codes for MKVAIIRFPGTNCEFDTAYAFEKLGVKTEIIWHERQDFSADLIVLPGGFSYGDYLRCAAIAKLAPAMKTLKEHVQKGGYVLGICNGFQILLELGLLKGAMKHNNSLSFISKMQALQVVSNNNAFLKNFQKNDIIELPIAHGEGNYFNSEDGIKMLEDKDMILLRYINNPNGSLSDIAGICDENKKIFGLMPHPERMCDDILGSKVGLKMFEGFLNC; via the coding sequence ATGAAAGTAGCTATTATTCGTTTTCCTGGAACTAATTGTGAGTTTGATACAGCTTATGCTTTTGAAAAACTAGGCGTAAAAACTGAAATCATTTGGCATGAAAGACAAGATTTTAGTGCGGATTTAATCGTTTTACCAGGTGGATTTTCTTATGGAGATTATTTAAGATGTGCAGCTATTGCAAAACTTGCTCCTGCTATGAAAACACTTAAAGAACATGTGCAAAAAGGTGGCTATGTCCTAGGTATTTGCAATGGTTTTCAAATTTTATTAGAACTTGGTCTTTTAAAGGGAGCTATGAAACATAATAATAGCCTAAGTTTTATTTCTAAAATGCAAGCATTGCAAGTAGTATCAAACAATAATGCTTTTTTGAAAAATTTCCAAAAAAATGACATTATAGAATTACCTATTGCTCATGGAGAAGGAAATTATTTTAATAGCGAAGATGGTATTAAAATGCTAGAAGATAAAGATATGATTTTATTAAGATATATCAATAATCCAAATGGCTCCTTAAGCGATATAGCTGGAATTTGTGATGAGAATAAAAAAATCTTTGGACTTATGCCACACCCTGAAAGAATGTGTGATGATATACTTGGCTCAAAAGTAGGACTTAAAATGTTTGAAGGATTTTTAAATTGCTAA
- the purS gene encoding phosphoribosylformylglycinamidine synthase subunit PurS, protein MKVTVNITLKNGVLDPQGKAIEKALHSLDFNNIANVKTSKQISFDIACDDKEEALKQVDLMCKELLANTVIEDYEIIL, encoded by the coding sequence ATGAAAGTAACTGTAAATATCACACTTAAAAATGGGGTTTTAGATCCCCAAGGCAAAGCTATAGAAAAGGCTTTGCATTCTTTAGATTTTAATAACATAGCAAATGTTAAAACCTCAAAACAAATTAGTTTTGATATAGCTTGTGATGATAAAGAAGAAGCTTTAAAACAAGTTGATTTGATGTGTAAAGAATTACTTGCAAATACCGTGATAGAAGATTATGAGATAATATTATGA
- the purC gene encoding phosphoribosylaminoimidazolesuccinocarboxamide synthase, with protein MATKLDLLYEGKGKKMFKTDDENVLITEFKDDLTAFNAEKKGNEAGKGALNCKISTEIFHLLEKEGIKTHLVETISDKEQIVKKCNIIPIEVITRNVATGSLTKRLGIKEGTILPFAVVEFCYKNDDLGDPIINDEHCLILNLVKSEKDLELIKNTARHINSILVKFFESKGLRLIDFKLEFGIDSEGNMILADEISPDSCRFWDSKTNEKLDKDRFRQDLGNVKMAYEEVLKRILS; from the coding sequence ATGGCAACAAAACTAGATCTTTTATACGAGGGAAAAGGTAAAAAAATGTTTAAGACTGATGATGAGAATGTACTCATCACAGAATTTAAAGATGATTTAACTGCTTTTAATGCAGAAAAAAAAGGTAATGAAGCAGGAAAAGGTGCATTAAATTGTAAAATTAGCACTGAAATTTTTCATCTTTTAGAAAAAGAAGGTATTAAAACACATCTAGTAGAAACTATCAGCGATAAAGAACAAATTGTTAAAAAATGCAATATTATACCTATTGAAGTTATTACTAGAAATGTAGCTACAGGATCTTTGACAAAAAGATTAGGTATTAAAGAAGGCACAATTTTACCTTTTGCTGTAGTTGAGTTTTGTTATAAAAATGATGATTTGGGCGATCCTATCATCAATGACGAGCATTGTTTGATTTTAAATTTAGTAAAAAGTGAAAAAGATTTAGAATTAATCAAAAATACCGCAAGACATATTAATTCTATCTTAGTTAAATTCTTTGAGTCCAAAGGATTAAGATTGATTGATTTTAAATTAGAATTTGGTATTGATAGCGAAGGAAATATGATACTAGCTGATGAAATTAGTCCTGATAGTTGTAGATTTTGGGATAGTAAAACTAATGAAAAATTAGACAAAGATCGCTTTAGACAAGACTTAGGCAATGTAAAAATGGCCTATGAAGAAGTATTAAAAAGAATTTTAAGTTAG
- a CDS encoding S41 family peptidase, with product MKTKRNLIIAASICSLVTASFIFTNLQAKNPAPSEAEKKIEALSKLTRTMSIIEQYYVDDVNYTDLVDKSIAGLLTNLDAHSSFLDEKGYKELKEQTNGEFGGLGFTITQKDGAISVVAPIEGSPADKAGIKTDDIILRINNESTLGMTLNEAVSKMRGEPKTKVTLTIYRKGDAKPFDVNLKRDIIKVDSVYTKLIENENLLYLRVTNFDKNVVDEASKAIKKHSNVKGIILDLRTNPGGILNQAVGLVNLFVDKGVIVSQKGKIESENVEFKANPSKKITNAPLVVLVNGGSASASEIVSGALQDFKRAIIVGEKTFGKGSVQLILPMDEKGKEGLRLTIAKYYLPSGRTIQAVGVSPDIEVFPGKVSKEENHGFEIKESDLKKHLQAELDKIGHQEKKKDNKEDKNIITKEQIDNDIQLKTAIDAIKILNITKGE from the coding sequence TTGAAGACAAAAAGAAATCTTATTATCGCAGCTAGCATTTGTAGTTTAGTAACTGCTTCTTTTATTTTTACGAATTTACAAGCTAAAAACCCCGCTCCTAGTGAAGCAGAAAAGAAAATAGAAGCTTTATCTAAACTCACAAGAACCATGTCTATCATAGAACAATACTATGTTGATGATGTTAATTATACAGATTTGGTTGATAAATCCATAGCAGGTTTGCTAACAAATTTAGATGCTCATTCTTCTTTCTTAGATGAAAAAGGCTATAAAGAACTTAAAGAACAAACTAATGGAGAATTTGGAGGACTTGGCTTTACTATTACGCAAAAAGATGGAGCAATTAGCGTTGTAGCTCCTATAGAAGGAAGCCCAGCAGATAAAGCAGGCATTAAAACTGATGATATTATTTTAAGAATTAATAACGAATCAACCTTAGGTATGACTTTAAATGAAGCTGTTTCTAAAATGCGTGGAGAACCTAAGACAAAGGTTACTCTAACTATCTATAGAAAAGGCGATGCAAAACCATTTGATGTTAATTTAAAAAGAGATATTATAAAAGTAGATAGTGTTTATACAAAACTAATTGAAAATGAAAACTTGCTTTATTTAAGAGTGACTAATTTTGATAAAAATGTCGTAGATGAAGCTAGTAAAGCAATCAAAAAACATTCTAATGTAAAAGGAATTATACTAGATCTTAGAACTAACCCAGGTGGTATTTTAAATCAAGCTGTAGGTTTGGTAAATCTTTTCGTAGATAAAGGAGTCATTGTCTCACAAAAAGGAAAAATAGAAAGTGAGAATGTAGAATTTAAAGCAAATCCTAGTAAAAAAATCACCAACGCACCTTTAGTAGTGCTTGTAAATGGTGGTAGCGCTAGTGCAAGTGAGATTGTAAGTGGGGCTTTACAAGATTTTAAACGTGCTATTATAGTGGGTGAAAAAACCTTTGGAAAAGGTAGTGTGCAACTTATATTACCTATGGATGAAAAAGGTAAAGAAGGCTTAAGACTTACTATAGCAAAATATTATTTACCAAGTGGTAGAACCATACAAGCTGTCGGGGTTAGTCCTGATATAGAAGTATTCCCAGGAAAAGTAAGTAAAGAAGAAAATCATGGCTTTGAAATCAAAGAAAGCGATCTAAAAAAACACCTACAAGCTGAACTTGATAAAATCGGACATCAAGAAAAGAAAAAAGATAACAAAGAAGATAAAAATATCATCACCAAAGAACAAATTGATAATGATATACAGCTAAAAACAGCAATTGACGCAATCAAAATTTTAAACATCACAAAAGGAGAGTAA
- a CDS encoding ATP-dependent Clp protease ATP-binding subunit — translation MANIQDFLTDSMLSNIESAISLAIHSKNSEIKPLHLLWALSVDSSSLLNQVFNKLNVSKEAFELEVKSKISFFPTSSNVNKDNIKFSNEFINSLEKAKGLALENKDSYLAVDMWLVSESTNGVVKELLSQFVDLNEFKKELEFIRAGAKIETKTSDETLDSLSKFGIDLTMKAKNNELDPVIGREEEIQRLMQILIRKTKNNPILLGEPGVGKTAVVEALAQRIVKKDVPTSLQNKKVIALDMSALIAGAKYRGEFEDRLKAVVNEVIKHKNIILFIDEIHTIVGAGANEGSMDAANILKPALARGELHTIGATTLKEYRKYFEKDAALQRRFQPVNVAEPSVNEALAMLRGIKEKLEIHHNVTINDSALVAAAKLSKRYIANRFLPDKAIDLIDEAAAELKMQIESEPNSLRKVRKQIESLEVENEALKMEENEANEKRLEEIKKELANLKEEQIKLNAKFENEKAVFNGISAKKKEIDTLKNEAILAKNKGDFQKAAEIEYGKILECEKEVLNLEEKWKQMTQEGVLLKNQVDEDLVADILSKWTGISVQKMLTSEKQKYLHIQEYLQESVIGQDEALSALAKAIKRNKAGLNQATKPIGSFLFLGPTGVGKTESAKALAKFLFDDEKAMVRFDMSEFMEKHSVSRLLGAPPGYIGHEEGGELTEAVRRKPYSVILFDEVEKAHKDVFNILLGILDDGRATDSKGVTVDFTNAIIILTSNIGANFIMELKGEEREKAIKEALRSFFRPEFLNRLDDIITFNPLGEIEAEKIVKLLFNTLQKSLENKGIKASLSDNAARLIAKVGFDVDFGARPLKRALYDMVEDKLSDMILSDELNENDEIIIDSKNDEIVIIKQ, via the coding sequence ATGGCAAATATACAAGATTTTTTAACAGATTCTATGCTTTCAAATATAGAAAGTGCGATTTCTTTAGCCATTCATTCTAAGAATAGTGAAATAAAACCTTTGCATTTATTATGGGCTTTAAGTGTTGATAGTTCAAGTTTACTAAATCAAGTTTTTAATAAATTAAATGTTTCTAAAGAGGCATTTGAGTTAGAAGTAAAAAGTAAAATTTCATTTTTTCCTACTAGCTCAAATGTAAATAAAGATAATATTAAATTTTCAAATGAATTTATTAATTCTTTAGAAAAAGCAAAAGGCTTGGCTTTAGAAAACAAAGACAGTTATTTAGCTGTGGATATGTGGCTTGTCTCAGAAAGTACAAATGGGGTTGTTAAAGAACTTTTATCTCAATTTGTAGATTTAAATGAGTTTAAAAAAGAATTAGAATTCATTAGAGCTGGAGCTAAAATAGAAACTAAAACAAGCGATGAAACGCTTGATTCTTTGTCTAAATTTGGTATTGATTTGACTATGAAAGCTAAAAACAATGAGCTTGATCCTGTTATAGGCAGAGAAGAAGAAATTCAAAGATTAATGCAAATTTTAATCAGAAAAACTAAAAATAATCCTATTTTATTAGGTGAGCCAGGGGTAGGAAAAACTGCTGTAGTAGAAGCTTTAGCACAAAGGATAGTAAAAAAAGATGTTCCTACTTCATTGCAAAATAAAAAAGTCATAGCTTTGGATATGAGTGCTTTAATAGCAGGAGCAAAATACAGAGGTGAATTTGAAGATAGATTAAAAGCTGTTGTAAATGAAGTAATAAAACATAAAAATATTATTTTATTTATAGATGAAATTCACACCATTGTAGGTGCGGGTGCAAATGAAGGAAGTATGGATGCAGCAAATATTTTAAAACCTGCTTTAGCAAGAGGTGAGCTTCATACTATAGGCGCTACAACCTTAAAAGAATATAGAAAATATTTTGAAAAAGATGCGGCTTTGCAAAGAAGATTTCAACCTGTAAATGTAGCTGAACCTAGCGTGAATGAAGCTTTAGCAATGTTAAGAGGTATAAAAGAAAAATTAGAAATTCATCATAATGTAACTATTAATGATAGTGCCTTAGTAGCAGCTGCAAAACTATCTAAGCGTTATATAGCTAATAGATTTTTACCTGATAAGGCGATTGATTTAATTGATGAGGCCGCAGCAGAATTAAAAATGCAAATAGAAAGTGAGCCAAATTCATTAAGAAAGGTTAGAAAACAAATTGAAAGCTTAGAAGTAGAAAACGAAGCTTTAAAAATGGAAGAAAACGAAGCTAACGAAAAAAGATTAGAAGAGATCAAAAAAGAATTAGCAAATTTAAAAGAAGAGCAAATTAAACTTAATGCTAAATTTGAAAATGAAAAAGCAGTATTTAATGGCATAAGTGCAAAGAAAAAAGAAATCGATACTTTAAAAAATGAAGCTATTTTAGCTAAAAACAAAGGAGATTTCCAAAAAGCTGCTGAAATAGAATATGGCAAAATTTTAGAGTGTGAAAAAGAGGTATTAAATTTAGAAGAAAAATGGAAACAAATGACCCAAGAAGGAGTTTTGCTTAAAAATCAAGTAGATGAGGATTTAGTAGCTGACATTTTAAGTAAATGGACGGGTATTAGCGTGCAAAAAATGCTTACATCTGAAAAGCAAAAATATTTACACATTCAAGAGTATTTGCAAGAAAGTGTCATAGGGCAAGATGAGGCTTTAAGTGCCTTGGCTAAAGCTATTAAGCGTAATAAAGCAGGGCTAAATCAAGCAACTAAGCCTATAGGAAGTTTTTTGTTTTTAGGGCCAACTGGAGTAGGTAAAACAGAAAGTGCAAAAGCTTTGGCTAAATTTTTATTTGATGATGAAAAAGCTATGGTGCGTTTTGATATGAGTGAATTTATGGAAAAACATAGCGTATCAAGACTTTTAGGTGCACCTCCAGGGTATATAGGGCATGAAGAAGGCGGGGAGCTAACTGAAGCTGTTAGAAGAAAGCCTTATAGTGTGATTTTATTTGATGAAGTAGAAAAAGCTCATAAAGATGTATTTAATATACTTTTGGGAATTTTAGATGATGGTAGGGCTACAGATAGTAAAGGTGTAACGGTTGATTTTACTAATGCTATCATTATCTTAACTTCTAATATAGGTGCAAATTTTATTATGGAGTTAAAGGGCGAAGAAAGAGAAAAGGCTATTAAAGAAGCCCTTAGAAGCTTTTTTAGACCTGAGTTTTTAAATCGTTTAGATGATATTATTACTTTTAATCCTTTAGGGGAAATTGAAGCTGAAAAAATAGTTAAATTGCTTTTTAATACCTTACAAAAAAGTCTTGAAAATAAAGGTATTAAAGCAAGTTTGAGCGATAATGCTGCTAGGTTGATAGCAAAGGTTGGTTTTGATGTAGATTTTGGCGCAAGACCATTAAAAAGAGCTTTATATGATATGGTAGAAGATAAATTAAGTGATATGATATTATCGGATGAATTAAATGAAAATGATGAGATTATTATAGATTCTAAAAACGATGAGATTGTCATTATTAAACAATAA
- a CDS encoding [NiFe] hydrogenase, small subunit — protein sequence MSDLDIFNRRLDALEKLPLLKNEISISKALEQSGFSRRDFMKWASAMTAFLALPASFTPVVARAAELSDRLPVIWLHMAECTGCSESLLRSDAPTIDSLIFDHISLEYHETIMGAAGWQAEHNLEAAMEKYKGRYILMVEGGIPTGATENFLTIGPHGKTGKQIAQQACDNALAIFAIGTCSAFGGIQAARPNPSNAVSLSKVTNKTVINVPGCPPSEKNIIGNVIHYILYQTLPALDAYNRPKWAYALRIHDLCERRGRFDAGEFVQQFGDEGAKKGYCLYKVGCKGPYTFNNCSKERFNQHTSWPVQAGHGCIGCSEPDFWDTMGPFEEVMAGRLFDTVYGLGADSISDKIGIGVLCVTGVAVAAHAVIASLEKNKD from the coding sequence ATGAGTGATTTAGATATTTTTAATCGCCGTTTAGACGCATTAGAAAAACTTCCTCTTTTGAAAAATGAGATTTCTATCTCTAAAGCTTTAGAGCAATCAGGTTTTTCAAGAAGAGATTTTATGAAATGGGCTAGTGCAATGACTGCATTTTTAGCACTACCTGCTAGCTTTACTCCAGTAGTTGCAAGAGCTGCTGAGCTTAGTGATAGACTTCCAGTGATTTGGCTTCATATGGCTGAATGTACAGGATGTTCTGAGAGTTTATTAAGAAGTGATGCTCCTACTATAGATAGTTTGATTTTTGATCATATTTCTTTAGAATATCATGAAACTATAATGGGTGCAGCAGGTTGGCAAGCTGAGCATAATCTTGAAGCTGCTATGGAAAAATATAAAGGCAGATATATTTTAATGGTAGAAGGTGGTATACCAACAGGTGCTACAGAAAACTTTTTAACCATAGGACCACACGGTAAAACAGGAAAACAAATAGCACAACAAGCTTGTGATAATGCTTTGGCCATTTTTGCTATAGGTACCTGTTCAGCTTTTGGTGGTATTCAAGCTGCTAGACCTAATCCAAGTAATGCTGTGAGTTTAAGTAAAGTTACAAATAAAACAGTTATTAATGTTCCAGGTTGTCCTCCAAGCGAGAAAAACATTATAGGTAATGTGATTCATTATATATTGTATCAAACATTACCAGCGCTTGATGCTTACAATAGGCCAAAATGGGCTTATGCTTTAAGAATTCATGATCTTTGCGAAAGAAGAGGACGCTTTGATGCGGGTGAGTTTGTGCAACAATTTGGTGATGAGGGGGCAAAAAAAGGATATTGTCTTTATAAGGTAGGTTGTAAAGGACCTTATACTTTTAATAACTGCTCAAAAGAAAGATTTAATCAACATACTTCATGGCCGGTACAAGCTGGACATGGTTGTATAGGTTGTTCTGAACCGGATTTTTGGGATACTATGGGACCTTTTGAAGAAGTGATGGCAGGAAGATTATTTGATACTGTTTATGGTTTGGGTGCGGATAGTATTTCAGATAAAATTGGTATAGGTGTGCTTTGTGTAACAGGTGTTGCTGTTGCTGCGCATGCTGTGATTGCTTCATTAGAAAAGAATAAGGATTAA
- a CDS encoding nickel-dependent hydrogenase large subunit — MSKRIIIDPLTRIEGHLRVEVVVDENNVIKEAYSGSTLWRGLETIVKGRDPRDAGFLTQRICGVCTFSHYRAGIIAVENALGITPPLNAVLTRTLMNAALYMHDHPVHFYQLHGLDFVDVVSALSADVKKASDEAFKYTDMPYATGADKLLEVQQRLKTFVDKGNLGPFANAYYGHATYRFTPEQNLIALSHYLECLRIQRTIAQAMAIFGAKNPHPQSLTVGGVTCVMDLLNPSRMAEYMTKFQEVADFINRAYYPDLIMAAKAYSKEASVLNDVGVNNFYTEREFQVSSDEWLFEGGIIRNGDLSKVEEVDEAKITEEATRAWYADNEALHPYDGKTNPNYTGLIDGESIDDKGNMVHSKVFDTKGKYSWIKAPRYENLPMQVGPLANILVNYAKGNKIVVEAVDSFLKATNLPVKALMSTLGRTGARAIEAKIIADHGLKAFNSLVENLKTDESTCATYVIDKNKEYKGRFMGSAPRGALSHWCRIKNGVIENWQAVVPSTWNASPKDANGVGGSYEQCLIGMKLADVKQPLEVIRAIHSYDPCIACAVHVMDTKGNNLSEYKVNVNL, encoded by the coding sequence ATGTCAAAAAGAATTATTATAGATCCACTTACTAGAATAGAAGGACACTTAAGAGTTGAAGTGGTAGTTGATGAAAATAATGTCATTAAAGAAGCATATTCAGGATCAACTCTATGGAGAGGTTTAGAAACTATTGTAAAAGGTCGTGATCCAAGAGATGCAGGCTTTTTAACTCAAAGAATTTGTGGTGTTTGTACTTTTTCACATTATAGAGCAGGGATTATTGCAGTGGAAAATGCTTTAGGTATTACTCCACCATTAAATGCTGTTTTAACTAGAACTTTAATGAATGCAGCTTTATATATGCATGATCATCCTGTGCATTTTTATCAACTTCATGGGCTTGATTTTGTTGATGTTGTAAGTGCTTTAAGTGCTGATGTGAAAAAAGCAAGCGATGAAGCGTTTAAATACACTGACATGCCTTATGCAACAGGTGCAGATAAACTTTTAGAAGTACAACAAAGACTAAAAACCTTTGTAGATAAAGGAAATCTTGGACCATTTGCAAATGCTTATTATGGACACGCAACTTATCGCTTTACTCCTGAGCAAAACCTTATTGCACTTTCGCATTATTTGGAATGTTTAAGAATTCAAAGAACAATAGCTCAAGCTATGGCGATTTTTGGTGCTAAAAATCCTCATCCACAAAGCTTAACAGTAGGTGGTGTAACTTGTGTTATGGATCTTTTAAATCCATCAAGAATGGCTGAATATATGACTAAATTCCAAGAAGTAGCTGATTTTATTAATCGTGCTTATTATCCGGATTTAATCATGGCAGCAAAAGCTTATTCTAAAGAAGCAAGTGTGCTAAATGATGTAGGGGTAAATAACTTCTATACTGAAAGAGAATTCCAGGTTTCAAGTGATGAGTGGTTGTTTGAAGGTGGTATTATTAGAAATGGTGATTTGAGTAAAGTTGAAGAAGTAGATGAAGCTAAAATCACCGAGGAAGCTACAAGAGCTTGGTATGCAGACAATGAAGCTTTACATCCTTATGATGGTAAAACTAATCCAAACTATACAGGCTTAATTGATGGTGAAAGTATTGATGATAAAGGCAATATGGTTCATAGTAAGGTATTTGATACCAAAGGCAAATACAGTTGGATTAAAGCTCCAAGATATGAAAATTTACCTATGCAAGTTGGACCATTAGCAAATATTTTAGTTAATTATGCTAAGGGTAATAAAATCGTAGTAGAAGCGGTTGATTCATTCTTAAAAGCTACGAATTTACCAGTTAAAGCACTTATGAGTACTTTAGGAAGAACGGGTGCTAGAGCGATTGAAGCTAAAATCATTGCTGATCATGGTTTAAAAGCATTTAATTCTTTGGTTGAAAATTTAAAAACAGATGAAAGTACTTGTGCTACTTATGTAATCGATAAAAATAAAGAATACAAAGGTAGATTTATGGGAAGTGCGCCTCGTGGTGCGTTGAGTCATTGGTGTAGAATTAAAAATGGTGTAATTGAAAATTGGCAAGCAGTAGTACCTTCTACTTGGAATGCAAGTCCAAAAGATGCAAATGGAGTAGGCGGTAGCTATGAGCAATGTCTTATCGGTATGAAACTAGCTGATGTTAAACAACCTTTAGAGGTAATAAGAGCTATTCACTCTTATGATCCTTGTATAGCATGTGCTGTACATGTAATGGATACTAAAGGTAATAATCTTAGCGAGTATAAAGTAAATGTAAATTTATAA
- the cybH gene encoding Ni/Fe-hydrogenase, b-type cytochrome subunit: protein MDSKHSLKSNRKAEYEFSIGLRFTHWLRAVAIVILVGTGYYISYVFQSPSISSEPTLFMQAKYRMVHQIFGFIMIACVLFKTYLFFFDSKSANERRSIKDIFNVKLWIEQIKFYIFLGKHPHLQGVYNPLQFATYFFFYLVMFGLILTGLILYMHVYHEGLGGFLYNILRPIEVMLGGLADVRTYHRILMWVVLIFVPVHIYMAVFNSVKGKDGALDAIFSGYKFVRENH, encoded by the coding sequence ATGGATTCTAAACATTCCTTAAAATCAAACAGAAAGGCCGAGTATGAATTTAGTATCGGCCTTCGTTTCACACATTGGTTAAGAGCGGTTGCAATTGTGATTTTGGTGGGAACTGGATATTATATTTCTTATGTATTTCAATCTCCTTCTATTTCATCTGAGCCAACTTTATTCATGCAGGCAAAATACCGCATGGTGCACCAAATTTTTGGTTTTATTATGATAGCTTGTGTGCTTTTTAAAACATATTTGTTCTTTTTTGATTCAAAAAGTGCAAATGAAAGAAGAAGTATCAAAGATATTTTTAATGTAAAATTATGGATAGAGCAGATTAAATTTTACATTTTCTTAGGAAAGCACCCGCATTTACAAGGCGTATATAATCCTTTGCAATTTGCAACTTATTTTTTCTTTTATCTTGTTATGTTTGGGCTTATTTTAACAGGTCTAATCCTTTATATGCATGTATATCATGAAGGCTTGGGTGGATTTTTATACAATATCTTAAGACCTATTGAGGTAATGCTAGGTGGATTAGCTGATGTTAGAACCTACCATAGAATTTTAATGTGGGTTGTGTTGATTTTTGTTCCAGTGCATATTTATATGGCTGTGTTTAACTCGGTTAAAGGCAAAGATGGTGCTTTAGATGCTATCTTTAGTGGTTATAAATTTGTAAGAGAAAATCATTGA